A region from the Benincasa hispida cultivar B227 chromosome 10, ASM972705v1, whole genome shotgun sequence genome encodes:
- the LOC120088280 gene encoding linoleate 13S-lipoxygenase 2-1, chloroplastic-like — protein MLKSRVSSHTGLEAAVFVNPKPFLLSNAKALLPTRWECGGQRRRQNAKVHRLRLAGRPAVIKATSVASSTEKAVSVKAFVTVKRILGTGLYLERGLDDIADLFGKSLLLELVSAEVDPVTGLEKGTIKKYAHKEDSGLNEIKYEADFEIPPGFGKIGAIFVENEHHKEIYLKDIVIEGLPTGPLHFACFSWVNEKDHHDSKRIFFTTTSYLPSNTPKGLKKLREEELKALQGDGSGKREVHDRIYDYDVYNDLGDPDRNLALKRPVLGGKQFPYPRRCRTGRPRTKKDPLSESRSSGNYVPRDEAFSPIKQTTFSVRTLNSLLNGLIPALESVSTDSNIRFPHFPAIDNLFDNGVPLPKSQGGWKLATLLPRIIDTVVDKAEDILRFHPPETFDRDKFFWFRDEEFARQTLAGLNPYSIRLVTEWPLKSKLDPAVYGPPESKITAEIVEQQIKGFMTLDEALKNKKLFILDYHDLFIPYVAKVRKLKDTTLYGSRTLFFLHNDSTLRPLAIELTRPPIDDKPQWQEVFTPLWAATEIWLWRIAKAHVLAHDSGYHQLVSHWLRTHCCVEPYIIASNRQLSAMHPIYRLLHPHFRYTMEINALARQALISADGIIESCFSPGKYSIEFSSVAYKAQWQFNLEALPADLINRGMAVEDPNAPHGLKLAIEDYPFANDGLILWDAIKEWATEYVNFYYPDPSLVKSDEELQAWWTEIRTEGHADKKDEPWWPVLNTPEDLINIVTTIMWVTSGHHAAVNFGQYSFAGYFPNRPSIARINVPVEDVNEEKWKYFIDKPENVLLDTFPTQLQATKVTAVLNILSSHSPDEEYLGKDIEPAWADEPFIRGAFERFSGKLKELEGIIDERNANKNLKNRYGAGIAPYELLKPESGPGPTGQGVPYSISI, from the exons ATGCTGAAATCTCGAGTCTCCTCCCATACGGGTTTAGAAGCAGCCGTGTTTGTAAACCCAAAGCCTTTTCTTCTAAGTAATGCGAAGGCTCTGCTTCCAACACGGTGGGAGTGTGGAGGGCAGAGGAGGAGACAAAACGCCAAAGTCCATCGCCTCCGCTTGGCCGGGCGGCCTGCCGTTATCAAAGCCACCTCCGTCGCAAGTTCGACGGAGAAGGCGGTTTCGGTTAAAGCTTTTGTGACTGTAAAACGAATCCTGGGGACTGGGTTATATTTGGAAAGAGGGCTTGATGATATTGCTGATCTTTTTGGTAAATCGCTTCTTTTGGAGCTCGTCAGTGCCGAGGTTGATCCCG TAACGGGATTGGAGAAGGGAACAATAAAGAAGTATGCTCATAAAGAGGATTCAGGGCTTAATGAGATCAAGTACGAGGCAGATTTTGAAATTCCACCAGGCTTTGGTAAAATTGGAGCCATTTTCGTTGAGAATGAGCATCACAAAGAGATTTATCTCAAGGATATAGTCATCGAAGGCCTTCCCACCGGCCCTCTGCACTTCGCCTGCTTTTCTTGGGTTAATGAGAAGGACCATCACGATAGCAAGAGAATCTTTTTCACCACTACG TCATACTTGCCATCCAACACTCCTAAGGGGCTAAAGAAGCTTAGAGAAGAAGAGCTCAAAGCTTTGCAAGGGGATGGCTCCGGCAAGCGTGAGGTTCACGACAGGATATATGATTATGATGTCTACAATGATCTTGGCGATCCCGACAGAAATCTCGCCCTCAAAAGACCTGTGCTTGGTGGGAAACAATTTCCTTATCCTCGACGTTGTAGAACCGGACGTCCACGAACTAAAAaag ATCCTTTATCTGAATCAAGAAGTTCAGGCAATTATGTGCCTCGAGATGAAGCATTCTCACCAATTAAACAAACAACATTTAGTGTGAGGACATTGAACTCATTGCTAAATGGGCTAATACCGGCCTTGGAGTCAGTTTCTACAGACTCTAATATACGTTTCCCACATTTCCCTGCAATAGACAATCTTTTTGATAATGGAGTTCCATTGCCTAAATCCCAAGGCGGTTGGAAGCTTGCTACTCTTCTTCCAAGGATTATTGACACAGTTGTTGATAAGGCTGAGGATATCCTACGTTTCCATCCTCCTGAAACATTTGACA GGGACAAATTCTTTTGGTTTAGAGATGAGGAATTTGCTAGACAGACCCTTGCAGGTCTTAACCCCTACAGTATAAGGCTTGTTACG GAATGGCCATTAAAGAGTAAGCTTGACCCTGCTGTTTATGGTCCTCCTGAATCAAAAATCACCGCTGAAATAGTGGAGCAACAAATCAAAGGTTTCATGACTCTGGATGAG GCTTTGAAAAACAAGAAGCTATTTATATTAGATTACCACGATCTCTTCATACCATATGTAGCCAAAGTTCGAAAACTTAAAGACACCACATTGTATGGTTCAAGGACATTGTTCTTCTTACACAATGATAGCACTCTAAGACCGTTGGCTATTGAGCTCACTAGACCACCCATTGATGACAAACCACAATGGCAAGAAGTTTTCACACCCCTTTGGGCTGCCACTGAAATCTGGCTTTGGAGGATTGCCAAAGCTCACGTTTTAGCCCATGACTCTGGTTATCACCAACTTGTTAGCCATTG GCTTAGAACTCATTGTTGTGTAGAACCTTACATCATTGCATCAAACAGACAACTAAGTGCAATGCATCCAATCTATAGACTTTTGCACCCCCATTTCCGATACACCATGGAAATCAATGCACTTGCCCGCCAAGCTCTTATCAGTGCAGATGGGATCATCGAGAGTTGCTTTTCTCCTGGAAAATACTCGATAGAATTTAGCTCTGTTGCTTACAAAGCACAATGGCAGTTCAACTTAGAAGCTTTGCCTGCTGACTTAATTAACAG GGGAATGGCCGTTGAGGACCCAAATGCACCACATGGACTGAAGCTTGCTATTGAAGATTACCCTTTTGCTAACGATGGCCTAATCCTTTGGGATGCCATCAAAGAATGGGCAACAGAATATGTCAATTTCTATTATCCAGATCCAAGTCTTGTGAAGTCAGACGAGGAACTTCAAGCATGGTGGACAGAGATTCGAACAGAAGGGCATGCTGATAAGAAGGATGAACCATGGTGGCCAGTTCTCAACACTCCTGAAGACCTTATCAATATTGTCACCACCATCATGTGGGTAACTTCCGGTCATCACGCAGCAGTGAACTTTGGCCAATACTCTTTTGCTGGATATTTTCCCAATCGGCCCAGTATTGCTAGAATCAATGTTCCCGTCGAAGATGTTAATGAAGAGAAGTGGAAGTACTTTATTGATAAGCCAGAGAATGTCCTTTTAGATACCTTTCCTACACAGCTTCAAGCGACGAAAGTCACGGCGGTTTTGAACATATTGTCGAGTCATTCTCCAGATGAAGAGTATTTGGGAAAAGATATTGAACCAGCATGGGCTGATGAGCCTTTTATAAGGGGAGCATTTGAGAGGTTCAGTGGAAAATTGAAGGAACTAGAAGGGATCATTGATGAAAGAAATGCTAACAAAAATCTAAAGAACAGATATGGAGCTGGGATTGCGCCTTATGAACTTTTGAAGCCTGAATCAGGGCCTGGGCCGACAGGACAAGGTGTTCCTTACAGCATTTCTATTTAG